A part of Marinobacter psychrophilus genomic DNA contains:
- a CDS encoding CAP domain-containing protein, producing the protein MTFLFTRSLCTLTLLFILGFSGFLMAGNCQMDEADQSLLNRVNEARSQPRQCGSHDFNAVDPLSWNCKLEDAARAHSEAMAELEFFSHTSPDGAEIGERVNDRDYRWSAVGENIAAGQNSVEEVVDAWLSSPGHCANIMSAKFTEMGAVRIESPGSQYSPLWTQVFARPR; encoded by the coding sequence ATGACTTTCTTATTTACCCGTTCATTGTGCACTCTTACCTTGCTGTTTATTCTCGGGTTTTCCGGTTTTCTTATGGCCGGTAACTGCCAGATGGACGAAGCAGATCAGTCTTTGCTGAATCGAGTCAATGAAGCTCGCAGTCAGCCCCGGCAATGCGGCAGCCACGACTTTAACGCCGTCGATCCGCTGTCCTGGAACTGCAAACTTGAGGATGCCGCGCGAGCCCACTCGGAGGCCATGGCGGAGCTGGAATTCTTTAGTCATACCAGCCCTGACGGCGCTGAGATCGGCGAGCGAGTGAATGACAGAGATTACCGCTGGTCAGCGGTGGGCGAAAACATTGCAGCAGGCCAGAACTCTGTTGAGGAGGTGGTTGATGCGTGGCTCTCGAGCCCGGGACACTGCGCCAATATAATGAGTGCCAAATTCACCGAAATGGGCGCGGTGAGAATTGAGTCGCCAGGCTCGCAATACTCCCCTCTCTGGACCCAGGTTTTTGCCCGGCCGCGTTAA
- a CDS encoding CHAD domain-containing protein has product MRFRLNSTGNFGKQLKRLMQSINEDIALALLHACRVPETGVHEARKSCKEARALLRLIGSQIGKAECSRQQEHYKAISGKLSGSRDAAVRVKTWRQLVNEKAALQEQRYDAIDCFLSGQQKLNPLEAKGREFFIELALEAEAQSAAPEEWDLPKSLSTLMPNLKLIYQKALNAEKKANSSDEIEAFHQFRKRSKDLFYCLRVLRPMFGKGSKSKVNKLEVMTELQGLANDQAVLLEYLADHRHEIDLDDEQWDLAEACIVAKLQALQKQTHKRAKSLISVSAASFIKSL; this is encoded by the coding sequence ATGCGCTTTCGTCTCAATTCTACCGGTAACTTTGGCAAGCAGCTCAAGCGGCTGATGCAGTCAATTAACGAAGATATTGCTCTAGCGCTTTTGCACGCATGCAGGGTTCCGGAAACGGGTGTCCATGAGGCTCGAAAAAGCTGTAAAGAAGCGCGTGCTCTACTACGGCTGATTGGATCCCAGATTGGCAAAGCCGAGTGCAGCCGCCAGCAAGAACATTACAAAGCGATTTCCGGGAAGCTTTCCGGCAGCCGAGACGCAGCGGTTCGTGTGAAAACCTGGCGGCAACTGGTAAACGAAAAAGCCGCGTTGCAGGAACAACGATACGACGCCATTGACTGTTTCCTTTCTGGACAGCAAAAACTCAATCCACTCGAGGCTAAAGGTCGTGAATTTTTCATCGAGCTGGCTTTAGAAGCAGAAGCTCAGAGCGCCGCACCGGAAGAATGGGATCTTCCAAAGTCACTGTCGACACTTATGCCCAACCTCAAACTCATATACCAAAAAGCTCTTAACGCCGAGAAGAAGGCAAATAGCTCTGACGAAATCGAAGCTTTTCACCAATTTCGAAAACGATCAAAAGACCTGTTCTACTGTTTACGTGTATTGCGTCCGATGTTTGGCAAGGGCTCAAAGTCAAAGGTAAATAAGCTTGAAGTAATGACAGAACTTCAAGGCTTGGCCAATGACCAAGCCGTATTACTCGAATACTTGGCAGATCATCGCCACGAGATTGACCTGGATGATGAACAATGGGACTTAGCCGAGGCATGTATCGTTGCGAAGCTTCAGGCGCTTCAAAAGCAGACCCACAAACGGGCGAAAAGCCTTATTTCAGTTTCAGCAGCTTCCTTTATCAAGTCGTTATAG
- a CDS encoding alkaline phosphatase: MTHANNNLVVDSAASATQLATGQLRGAEMVGVNKDGNSTESILEKAKNSLSQNDKGSFLMIEAGQIDWAAHYNDTGTHTSTHTGTHTPVLVFTQGSGDTSAPFGKLLHHTEVGQRAIEALGN, from the coding sequence ATGACTCACGCCAACAACAATCTTGTGGTGGATTCCGCCGCTTCCGCCACGCAACTGGCAACCGGTCAGTTGCGTGGCGCCGAGATGGTTGGCGTAAATAAAGACGGTAACAGCACAGAAAGCATTCTGGAAAAAGCGAAAAACTCGCTATCCCAGAACGACAAAGGATCCTTCCTGATGATCGAAGCCGGGCAAATCGACTGGGCCGCGCATTACAACGACACCGGCACCCACACCAGCACTCACACCGGCACCCACACCCCGGTACTGGTATTTACACAGGGGTCGGGAGACACCAGCGCGCCCTTTGGTAAGTTGCTGCACCACACAGAAGTGGGTCAGCGCGCAATTGAAGCGCTAGGAAACTGA
- the choV gene encoding choline ABC transporter ATP-binding protein, with amino-acid sequence MIEFENVNVVFGKNPKRALPLIEQGMDRAEIRDQTGLVVGVQNASLSVKKGEICVLMGLSGSGKSSLLRCVNGLNDVTSGAIRIRHDGEMVDFTQASDKVQRDIRTRRISMVFQNFALMPWLTVEDNVAFGLELQGLGKAERRKKVARQLELVGLSSWAKSRPAELSGGMLQRVGLARALATESEILLMDEPFSALDPLIRNQLQDELLTLQEELQKTIVFVSHDLDEALKLGSHIAIMKDGQIVQHGKPEAIVLEPANDYVKSFVASTNPLNVLAARSLALPIGEIQEDASGNRCINKRYGIWLHTPDVAEKAVVTSGGQTFQTQLWQEGQAIESLAQQPTRIAPDTPLRDAVEIRYFTGHSLLVEENGQITGAIGDRELYHAMLGKHLDDS; translated from the coding sequence ATGATCGAATTTGAGAATGTAAACGTCGTCTTCGGCAAAAACCCCAAACGCGCGCTGCCGTTGATTGAACAGGGCATGGACCGGGCTGAAATCCGTGACCAGACCGGATTAGTGGTCGGTGTCCAAAATGCCAGCCTGAGTGTCAAGAAAGGTGAGATTTGCGTTCTGATGGGGCTGTCCGGTTCCGGAAAATCCAGCCTGCTGCGCTGTGTTAACGGCTTGAACGATGTCACCAGTGGTGCCATTCGCATTCGGCACGACGGTGAGATGGTGGATTTTACCCAGGCCAGCGATAAAGTTCAGCGGGACATCCGCACCCGTCGCATCTCCATGGTGTTTCAAAACTTCGCCCTGATGCCCTGGCTGACGGTGGAAGACAACGTTGCTTTTGGTCTGGAGTTGCAAGGTCTGGGCAAGGCCGAGCGCCGCAAGAAGGTCGCGCGTCAATTGGAGTTGGTTGGTCTCTCCAGTTGGGCCAAGTCCAGACCGGCTGAGCTGTCCGGCGGTATGCTGCAGCGGGTGGGGCTGGCCCGGGCATTGGCAACGGAATCGGAAATTCTGCTGATGGACGAGCCATTTTCCGCCCTTGACCCGCTGATTCGTAACCAGTTGCAAGACGAACTGCTGACCTTGCAGGAAGAACTGCAGAAAACGATTGTGTTCGTCAGTCATGATTTGGATGAAGCACTAAAGCTGGGCTCGCACATTGCGATTATGAAGGACGGTCAGATCGTTCAACATGGCAAGCCGGAAGCAATTGTGCTGGAACCCGCGAACGATTACGTCAAAAGCTTTGTTGCCAGCACCAATCCGCTCAATGTTCTGGCCGCACGTTCCCTGGCGTTGCCTATCGGGGAGATACAGGAAGACGCCAGCGGTAATCGTTGCATCAATAAACGCTACGGTATTTGGCTGCACACACCGGATGTAGCCGAAAAAGCGGTGGTCACCAGCGGTGGCCAAACCTTCCAGACCCAACTGTGGCAAGAAGGTCAGGCTATCGAAAGCCTGGCCCAGCAGCCCACCCGCATCGCGCCAGACACCCCCTTGCGGGATGCCGTGGAGATTCGGTACTTCACCGGTCATAGCCTGCTGGTGGAAGAGAACGGTCAAATCACCGGCGCCATCGGCGATCGGGAACTGTATCACGCGATGCTGGGCAAACATTTAGACGATAGCTAA
- the choW gene encoding choline ABC transporter permease subunit yields the protein MSWITEHQLPFGDFVEGIVDFLVVNFSGFFDAVSDTLSSMIHGLTGALLWVPPSALILLLTVAAYLRHRRWGLAAFTAFSFLLIWNIGYWEDTMATLSLVLYATLLCVVIGIPLGIYAAHSRWLYKFLQPMLDLMQTIPPFVYLIPTLTLFGLGVVPGVISTVIFAIAAPVRLTHLGISQVPKELVEAGKAFGCTNRQLLFKVELPAAMSSIGAGITQCIMLSLSMVVIAALVGADGLGVPVVRALNTVDIGKGFEAGLAIVLLAIWMDRFFRQSDAKETSS from the coding sequence ATGAGCTGGATAACTGAGCACCAACTGCCTTTCGGCGACTTCGTCGAAGGCATTGTTGATTTTTTGGTCGTCAATTTCAGCGGCTTTTTTGACGCTGTTTCCGATACTCTGAGTAGCATGATCCACGGCCTGACCGGGGCCCTGTTGTGGGTACCGCCTAGCGCTCTGATATTGCTTCTGACGGTGGCGGCGTATCTTCGTCATCGCCGTTGGGGATTGGCCGCTTTTACCGCCTTCAGCTTTTTGCTGATTTGGAATATTGGTTACTGGGAAGACACCATGGCGACGCTGTCGCTGGTGTTGTACGCCACCCTGTTGTGTGTAGTGATCGGCATTCCTTTGGGCATTTATGCGGCTCATAGCCGTTGGCTGTACAAATTCCTGCAGCCGATGCTGGATCTGATGCAGACCATCCCACCTTTTGTTTACCTGATCCCGACGCTGACCTTGTTCGGCCTGGGAGTGGTACCTGGCGTGATCTCAACCGTGATCTTTGCCATCGCCGCCCCGGTACGGCTAACGCACCTGGGCATCTCCCAGGTGCCGAAAGAATTGGTCGAAGCGGGCAAGGCCTTCGGCTGCACCAATCGGCAACTGTTGTTCAAGGTTGAGCTACCCGCTGCCATGAGTTCCATTGGTGCCGGTATTACCCAATGCATCATGTTATCGCTCTCAATGGTTGTTATTGCCGCTTTGGTAGGCGCCGATGGATTGGGTGTACCGGTGGTTCGAGCTTTGAATACGGTCGATATTGGCAAGGGCTTTGAAGCCGGTCTAGCGATTGTGCTGTTGGCCATCTGGATGGACCGGTTCTTCCGCCAAAGTGATGCTAAGGAGACGTCATCATGA
- a CDS encoding choline ABC transporter substrate-binding protein, whose protein sequence is MKKLVLAFAGLAISGAAVAAPNTECQTVRFADVGWTDITATTALASEVLEGMGYEPKAKVLSVPVAYRALQNKDIDVFLGNWMPTMEADVRPYLESGDVETVVTNLEGAKYTLAVPQYVYDAGVTQFADIAKHADQFDDRIYGIEPGNDGNRLIQDMIGQDAFDLGEFRLVESSEAGMLSQVGRSVRRNEWVVFLGWEPHPMNANHDMAYLDGGDDFFGPNYGGATVHTNVRKNYLNECPNVGKLLTNMTFSLSMENEVMGAILNDGEEPRDAAHTWLANNPAVLDVWLKGVTTLNGDAALPAVKASLK, encoded by the coding sequence ATGAAAAAGCTTGTTTTGGCCTTTGCTGGCCTTGCTATTAGTGGCGCTGCAGTAGCGGCTCCAAATACCGAATGTCAAACCGTCCGTTTTGCCGATGTTGGCTGGACCGACATCACGGCCACCACCGCGCTGGCCTCCGAAGTACTGGAAGGCATGGGCTACGAGCCAAAAGCAAAAGTGCTGTCAGTGCCCGTGGCTTACCGGGCGCTCCAGAACAAAGACATTGACGTGTTTCTGGGCAACTGGATGCCCACCATGGAAGCAGACGTGCGTCCTTACCTGGAAAGCGGTGATGTTGAAACCGTTGTCACTAACCTGGAAGGCGCCAAATACACCTTGGCGGTACCGCAGTACGTTTACGATGCCGGTGTGACCCAATTTGCCGACATTGCCAAGCACGCCGACCAATTTGACGACCGGATTTATGGCATTGAGCCCGGCAACGATGGCAACCGTCTGATTCAAGACATGATCGGCCAGGATGCGTTCGATCTTGGTGAGTTCCGGCTCGTGGAGTCCAGCGAAGCTGGCATGCTGTCCCAGGTTGGCCGTTCAGTTCGTCGTAATGAATGGGTGGTATTCCTAGGGTGGGAACCGCACCCCATGAACGCCAATCATGACATGGCCTACCTGGACGGTGGTGACGACTTTTTTGGCCCCAACTACGGCGGCGCAACCGTTCACACCAACGTGCGTAAGAATTACCTGAACGAATGCCCGAACGTGGGCAAGCTACTGACTAACATGACGTTTTCACTGTCCATGGAAAACGAAGTGATGGGCGCTATTCTGAACGACGGCGAAGAACCACGGGATGCTGCTCACACTTGGCTGGCCAACAACCCGGCCGTATTGGATGTCTGGCTCAAAGGTGTCACAACCTTGAACGGCGATGCAGCACTGCCTGCCGTTAAGGCATCCCTGAAGTAG